One Nocardia iowensis DNA window includes the following coding sequences:
- a CDS encoding ArsR/SmtB family transcription factor, giving the protein MKRIFCTPDDLMRIRVGAPLGAIGETMLATRVMQRRNAAGFAGWRSQVRRAMPADFGVLADILPADDSFLDLITATRGARTMAAGIEALHLASRDELRLEVECVIRRRAGKGQRPLPAWTAELSDRDGTARRTVAAAAESFHSVAFAGRWAHIQSYLEVAAERMARTIATEGVERLFAGLHPYVRWRAPVLEVHRQTNCHDEHLDGRGLVIIPSLFAWPEPITLHSVVDQDAPMTVIVPVLRDIADFAAVWGPRETNEALTALLGRTRAAALQVISEGCSTTELARQLGVSPATASEHASILREAGLVDSWRHRNAMRHEVTTLGAALLDGNLGSSARIA; this is encoded by the coding sequence ATGAAGCGGATCTTTTGCACGCCTGACGATTTGATGCGCATCCGCGTCGGGGCACCGCTCGGCGCCATCGGCGAAACCATGTTGGCCACCCGGGTCATGCAGCGCAGGAACGCTGCCGGGTTCGCGGGCTGGCGCAGTCAGGTACGCCGCGCGATGCCCGCCGACTTCGGTGTGCTCGCCGATATTCTTCCCGCCGACGATTCGTTCCTCGATCTGATCACCGCCACCCGCGGCGCCCGAACCATGGCCGCGGGTATCGAGGCGTTGCATCTGGCTTCCCGCGACGAGTTGCGGCTCGAGGTGGAGTGCGTGATTCGCCGCCGGGCCGGAAAAGGGCAGCGGCCGCTGCCCGCGTGGACGGCGGAACTGTCCGATCGGGACGGCACGGCGCGCCGCACCGTCGCGGCGGCCGCGGAGTCGTTCCACTCGGTGGCGTTCGCCGGTCGCTGGGCGCATATCCAGTCCTATCTCGAAGTGGCCGCCGAACGGATGGCACGCACAATCGCCACCGAAGGCGTCGAACGGCTGTTTGCCGGACTGCACCCCTATGTGCGCTGGCGTGCGCCGGTGCTCGAAGTACACCGCCAGACCAACTGCCACGACGAGCATCTCGACGGACGCGGGTTGGTTATCATTCCGTCCCTGTTCGCCTGGCCCGAACCGATCACGCTGCATTCCGTGGTGGACCAGGACGCGCCGATGACGGTGATCGTCCCGGTGCTGCGCGACATCGCCGACTTCGCGGCCGTCTGGGGACCGCGCGAGACCAACGAGGCGTTGACGGCCTTGCTCGGCCGGACCCGAGCGGCGGCCCTGCAGGTGATCTCGGAAGGCTGCAGCACCACTGAACTGGCTCGGCAACTAGGGGTTTCCCCCGCGACGGCGAGCGAGCACGCGTCGATCCTGCGCGAGGCCGGGCTCGTCGACAGTTGGCGGCACCGCAACGCCATGCGCCACGAGGTCACTACCCTCGGCGCGGCCCTGCTGGACGGCAACCTGGGTAGTAGCGCCCGCATCGCCTGA
- a CDS encoding SAM-dependent methyltransferase — translation MGNKTTAAAAFEPLARAALGSHSPVRFEFWDGSAIEPEGACAGTMRVRSKDALRHLVWAPGELGLGRAFVSGAVDLDGDIFTLLRSLQSTAPRDANLGLDAAWQALAAARQLGALGRRPAPPPEEARPRRGPLHTKRRDAAAISHHYDVGNDFYRLVLGPSMTYSCARFIAEDDDGCHGANGSISLDDAQRAKHDLICLKLGLKPGMRLLDVGCGWGSMAMHAASTYGVQVVGVTISSAQVELARKRIADAGLSGRVEIRLADYRDLRGEEFDAISSIGMFEHVGTKRAAEYFDTLRALLRPEGRLLNHAISSPGGSIMRNRSFVGRYVFPDGELVDVGEVVLAMERAGFEVRDVEALREHYALTLRAWVANLENAWDQAVSFASEGRARIWRLYMAASALGFEDGGLGLHQVLGVVPDAQGRTGMPGTRRAWG, via the coding sequence ATGGGCAATAAGACGACGGCCGCGGCCGCGTTCGAACCATTGGCGCGGGCAGCGCTCGGGTCCCATTCGCCGGTGCGGTTCGAATTCTGGGACGGCAGCGCGATCGAACCCGAAGGTGCCTGCGCAGGCACTATGCGGGTGCGGTCCAAGGACGCATTGCGCCATTTGGTCTGGGCGCCAGGCGAACTCGGACTCGGGCGCGCCTTCGTCTCCGGCGCGGTCGACCTCGACGGTGACATCTTCACGCTCCTTCGATCACTCCAGTCGACCGCCCCCCGCGATGCCAACTTGGGCCTCGATGCCGCATGGCAGGCCCTCGCTGCCGCCCGCCAACTCGGCGCGCTCGGCCGCCGACCGGCCCCACCGCCCGAGGAGGCCCGGCCCCGGCGCGGCCCGCTGCACACCAAACGCCGGGACGCGGCCGCGATCAGTCATCACTACGACGTGGGCAACGACTTCTACCGGCTGGTGCTCGGGCCGAGCATGACGTACTCGTGCGCGCGCTTCATCGCCGAAGACGACGACGGTTGTCACGGTGCGAACGGCAGCATTTCGCTGGACGACGCGCAGCGCGCCAAGCACGATCTGATCTGCCTCAAGCTCGGCTTGAAGCCGGGCATGCGGCTGCTGGATGTCGGCTGCGGCTGGGGCTCGATGGCGATGCACGCGGCCTCGACCTATGGCGTGCAGGTGGTCGGTGTGACGATCAGTAGCGCTCAGGTCGAACTCGCACGCAAGCGAATCGCCGACGCCGGCTTGTCGGGGCGGGTCGAGATCAGGCTTGCCGACTATCGGGACCTGCGCGGCGAAGAGTTCGACGCCATCTCATCGATCGGCATGTTCGAGCATGTCGGCACCAAGCGGGCCGCCGAGTACTTCGACACCCTGCGCGCGCTGCTGCGCCCCGAGGGCCGCCTGCTCAACCACGCGATCTCCTCGCCCGGCGGTTCGATCATGCGCAATCGCTCGTTCGTCGGCCGCTACGTCTTCCCGGACGGTGAGCTGGTCGATGTGGGTGAAGTCGTGCTGGCGATGGAGCGCGCCGGATTCGAGGTCCGCGACGTCGAGGCGCTGCGCGAGCATTACGCGCTGACCCTGCGCGCCTGGGTCGCTAACCTGGAAAACGCTTGGGATCAAGCGGTTTCGTTCGCCAGCGAAGGGCGTGCCCGAATCTGGCGGCTCTACATGGCCGCCTCGGCTCTGGGTTTCGAAGACGGCGGCCTCGGGCTACACCAAGTGCTCGGAGTGGTACCGGATGCGCAGGGACGCACCGGCATGCCGGGAACCCGGCGCGCCTGGGGGTGA